One Perognathus longimembris pacificus isolate PPM17 chromosome 24, ASM2315922v1, whole genome shotgun sequence DNA segment encodes these proteins:
- the LOC125341625 gene encoding LOW QUALITY PROTEIN: ATP-dependent RNA helicase SUPV3L1, mitochondrial-like (The sequence of the model RefSeq protein was modified relative to this genomic sequence to represent the inferred CDS: inserted 2 bases in 2 codons), which yields MSFPRCALLWSRLPVGQRAGQRAAACSALGVHVGPFRWPLGRVPALAASSASGGSKAPNTSLFVPLTVKPQGPSADGDVGAELTRPLDKSELKKILDKFYKRKEIQKLGVDYGLDARLFHQAFISFRNYIMQSHSLDVDIHIVLNDICFSAAHVDDLFPFFLRHAKQIFPVLECKDDLRKISDLRLQPNWYPEARAIRRKIVFHSGPTSSGKTYHAIQKYSSAKSGVYCGPLKLLAHEIFEKSNTAGISCDLVTGEERVAVEADGRQAAHVSCTVEMCSVTTPYEVAVIDEIQMIRDPARGWAWTRALLGLCAEEVHLCGESAAIDLVTELLYTTGEGVEVQXIERLTPISVLDHALESLDNLRPGDCIVCFSKNDIYSVSRQIEIRGLESAVIYGSLPPGTKLAQAKKFNDPNDPCKILVATDAIGMGLNLSIRRIIFYSLIKPSINEKGEKEIEPITTSQALQIAGRAGRFSSQFKKGEVTTMNQEDLILLKEILNRPVDPIKAAGLHPTAEQIEMFAYHLPATTLSNLIDIFVDFSQVDGHYFVCSMDDFKFSAELIQHIPLSLRVRYVFCTAPINKKQPFVCSSLLQFARQFSRNQPLTFAWLRRYIKWPLLPPKNTKDLMDLEAVHDVLDLYLWLSYRFMDMFPDASIIRNLQKELDEIIQDGVHNITKLIKXSESRKLLNLEGLSGTLRSQSRRLRSAKTTEGKDAEPPSPNVSKLSLASRLVQQGLITPDILKQLEKEWLTQQTKQNREITETGLISKGLRRKKKEPNSE from the exons ATGTCTTTCCCCCGGTGTGCCCTGCTGTGGTCCCGGCTCCCGGTGGGGCAACGGGCGGGCCAGCGGGCGGCCGCGTGCTCTGCCCTGGGCGTCCACGTTGGACCCTTTCGTTGGCCTCTGGGGCGGGTTCCTGCCCTCGCCGCCTCCTCGGCGTCGGGTGGTTCCAAAGCCCCAAACACGTCCTTGTTTGTGCCCCTGACTGTGAAACCACAAGGCCCCAGTGCGGATGGCGACGTCGGGGCCGAGCTGACCAGGCCTCTGGACAAGAGTGAGT TAAAGAAGATCTTAGACAAGttttataaaaggaaagaaattcaaaAACTGGGTGTTGATTATGGACTGGATGCTCGTCTTTTTCACCAAGCTTTCATCAGCTTCAGAAATTACATTATGCAGTCTCATTCCCTGGATGTGGACATTCACATTGTTTTGAATGACATTTGCTTCAGTGCAGCCCACGTGGAtgacttatttccatttttcttgagACATGCCAAACAAATATTTCCTGTGTTGGAGTGTAAGGATGATCTACGTAAAATCAGTGACTTAAGATTACAACCTAACTGGTACCCAGAAGCCAGAGCCATACGTCGGAAGATAGTATTTCATTCGGGTCCCACAAGCAGTGGAAAGACTTACCATGCGATCCAGAAATACTCGTCAGCCAAGTCTGGAGTATATTGCGGCCCTTTAAAATTACTGGCCCATGAGATCTTCGAAAAGAGTAATACTGCTGGCATATCATGTGACTTGGTGACAGGCGAAGAGCGTGTGGCAGTGGAGGCTGATGGCAGACAAGCTGCCCATGTTTCCTGTACTGTTGAGATGTGCAGCGTTACTACACCTTATGAAGTGGCTGTAATAGATGAAATTCAGATGATTAGAGATCCAGCCAGAGGATGGGCCTGGACCAGAGCGCTCCTAGGACTCTGTGCTGAAGAGGTTCATTTGTGTGGGGAATCTGCTGCTATCGACCTGGTCACTGAGCTGCTGTATACAaccggggagggggtggaggttc AGATTGAGAGGCTAACTCCCATCTCTGTTCTGGACCATGCACTGGAATCTTTAGATAACCTTCGGCCTGGAGACTGCATTGTCTGTTTTAGCAAAAATGATATTTATTCTGTGAGTCGACAGATTGAAATTCGAGGGTTGGAATCAGCTGTTATATATGGCAGTCTCCCACCTGGGACCAAACTTGCTCAAGCAAAAAAATTTAATGATCCTAATGATCCATGCAAAATCCTGGTTGCCACAGATGCAATTGGCATGGGGCTTAATCTGAGCATAAGAAGAATCATATTTTACTCCCTTATAAAGCCCAGTATCaatgaaaagggagagaaagaaatagaaccaATCACTACCTCACAAGCTCTGCAGATTGCTGGCAGAGCTGGGAGGTTCAGCTCGCAGTTTAAAAAAGGAGAAGTGACAACAATGAATCAAGAAGACCTCATTTTATTAAAGGAAATTTTGAATAGGCCTGTGGATCCAATAAAGGCAGCCGGTCTTCATCCAACTGCTGAGCAGATTGAAATGTTTGCCTACCATCTCCCTGCTACAACACTTTCTAATCTCATTGATATTTTTGTAGACTTTTCACAAGTTGATGGACACTACTTTGTCTGCAGTATGGATGATTTTAAATTTTCTGCAGAGTTGATCCAGCATATTCCATTAAGTCTGCGAGTGAGGTATGTGTTCTGCACAGCTCCTATCAACAAGAAGCAGCCTTTTGTCTGTTCTTCATTGTTACAGTTTGCCAGGCAGTTTAGCAGAAATCAACCACTGACCTTTGCGTGGTTACGTCGATACATCAAATGGCCTTTACTTCCACCTAAAAATACTAAGGACCTTATGGATCTTGAAGCTGTCCATGATGTCTTGGATCTTTACCTGTGGCTAAGCTACCGATTTATGGATATGTTTCCAGATGCCAGCATTATTCGCAACCTCCAGAAAGAACTAGATGAGATTATCCAAGATGGTGTGCATAACATCACCAAACTGATTA TCTCTGAGTCCCGGAAGCTATTGAATTTGGAGGGCTTGTCGGGAACCTTGAGAAGCCAATCAAGAAGATTACGTAGTGCCAAAACCACAGAAGGCAAAGATGCTGAGCCTCCCAGCCCCAATGTCAGCAAGCTTTCCCTGGCTTCCAGACTAGTACAGCAAGGACTCATCACTCCCGACATACTGAAGCAGCTTGAGAAAGAGTGGCTGACTCAGCAAACTAAGCAGAACAGAGAAATAACTGAGACTGGACTGATCTCCAAAGGgttaagaaggaagaagaaggaaccCAATTCTGAATAG